From Pusillibacter faecalis, one genomic window encodes:
- a CDS encoding PucR family transcriptional regulator, translating to MSLTVSQLLELPCLRRAKVLAGHNSLERIVTSVTVLEYSTPTDMQKKLYESIDFWGSELILTGFCNIADDVDAQCDNIRMFAMAGEVGMILYYVGLILPRVDPKLIQLADELNFVLICMPENEPNLRYGEVIQETMDAIVRDELNNPTFTIDLLEQMTKVPPNQQSVKTILRITSDRLRASAVITDSEYHVLSEASWPRNQEISWGDMISQTVRHINSDCSCEIAGNPNLLAYRAEIQPSSYSRMYLFVFSERGKLDQVLWKQVVEGVRVSMGVWGKTHDQTDRSELIRAIILDEPIKMRRLGDLYHISVASLSDMWILRSLKGENLSPWARAVSELSSLYTKIGLCGHYENDILIFPVGSRTLHEMDEWTNALVQFCRENGLSVKITRCPLLQYTADAKYVYETNRAYLEDSTKVFPMRTFFTVSEIEFVKECREIAAQGNDSVRRYMSLLDPIMSIKDGVEMIKTLTVFLLDKNSSITETAAHLFVHKNTVKYRLQKAGNLLGFHVGDIPQSKNLLYALALQRIMRLSPGKNE from the coding sequence ATGAGCTTGACTGTTTCTCAATTATTGGAATTACCCTGCTTGCGGCGAGCAAAAGTACTGGCAGGCCACAACAGCCTTGAACGGATTGTCACAAGCGTCACGGTACTGGAGTATTCGACCCCCACAGATATGCAGAAAAAGCTATATGAGAGCATTGATTTTTGGGGAAGCGAACTAATTCTCACCGGCTTTTGCAACATTGCCGATGACGTGGATGCCCAATGTGATAATATCAGAATGTTTGCTATGGCTGGCGAAGTAGGGATGATTCTATATTATGTTGGTCTCATTCTTCCACGGGTAGATCCAAAACTGATTCAACTGGCAGACGAACTCAATTTTGTTTTGATATGCATGCCCGAAAATGAACCTAACCTCCGTTACGGTGAAGTGATCCAGGAGACTATGGATGCGATTGTTCGGGATGAGCTGAACAACCCGACATTTACGATTGATCTGCTTGAACAGATGACAAAGGTCCCGCCCAATCAGCAAAGCGTAAAAACCATCTTGCGGATTACCAGCGACCGGCTTAGGGCCTCAGCCGTTATTACAGATTCCGAATACCACGTTTTGAGCGAGGCTTCATGGCCCCGGAATCAAGAGATATCCTGGGGCGATATGATCAGTCAGACCGTGAGGCATATCAACAGCGATTGCTCGTGTGAAATCGCTGGAAATCCGAATTTGTTGGCCTACCGAGCGGAAATTCAGCCCAGCAGTTATAGCCGCATGTATTTGTTCGTGTTTTCAGAACGAGGTAAACTGGATCAGGTTCTCTGGAAGCAAGTTGTGGAAGGCGTTCGTGTAAGCATGGGTGTTTGGGGGAAAACGCATGACCAAACAGACCGATCCGAACTCATACGCGCCATCATTCTGGACGAGCCAATTAAAATGCGCAGGCTGGGTGATCTATATCATATTTCTGTTGCCTCTTTAAGTGACATGTGGATTTTAAGAAGCCTCAAGGGTGAAAACCTCTCTCCGTGGGCCAGGGCGGTTTCTGAACTATCTTCCCTCTACACCAAAATCGGGCTGTGCGGGCACTATGAAAATGATATTCTGATTTTTCCTGTCGGCAGCAGGACCTTGCATGAGATGGATGAGTGGACGAATGCTCTTGTACAGTTTTGCCGAGAAAATGGTCTTTCCGTCAAAATAACGCGTTGCCCCTTGCTCCAGTACACGGCAGATGCCAAATATGTATATGAGACAAACCGCGCTTATCTAGAGGACAGCACAAAGGTATTCCCCATGCGGACTTTCTTTACAGTCTCAGAAATCGAATTTGTAAAGGAATGCCGGGAAATCGCCGCACAGGGAAACGATTCTGTGCGGAGATATATGTCGCTGCTTGATCCCATTATGTCTATTAAAGATGGCGTGGAAATGATAAAAACCTTGACCGTGTTCCTCCTGGATAAGAACTCCAGCATTACTGAAACCGCAGCCCACCTCTTCGTCCATAAGAACACCGTCAAGTACCGTCTGCAGAAGGCCGGCAACCTACTTGGATTCCATGTGGGCGATATCCCACAATCTAAAAATCTGCTATATGCACTTGCATTACAGCGGATTATGCGGCTGTCTCCGGGAAAAAATGAGTGA
- a CDS encoding hydantoinase/oxoprolinase N-terminal domain-containing protein, with the protein MYKLGIDVGGTNTDAVLIDEKLNVVASVKQHTTSNIYDGILHAVRAVLEKSGVNRSEIGQAMLGTTQCTNAIVERKNLAPIGVMRIGAPASRGIPLMVDWAEDLKEIAVKTAIIGGGFEYDGRELAPFDTAAAATFFEELKAQNVKSVAISCVFSTVRNDHELEAAKLCKEIMGEDVHVSVSSEIGSMGLIERENATILNAALYKVAQTFTEGFAQSLVNEGVTNAQVYLSQNDGTLMTMEYARRYPILTIACGPTNSIRGACYLSQLKNAIVIDVGGTTTDLGVIQNGFPRESGVAVTIGGVRTNFRMPDVVSIGLGGGSIVRQKEDGTVTVGPDSVGYQITEKALCFGGDICTATDIAVRLGMADLGNPALVSQIDEEFAQKAMDAIRTLCEDSIDAMKVSADDVDVILVGGGSIVLPSDLAGAKSVTQHEFGSVANAIGSAISKVSGTYEQLIDYDKVPRDEALAKARAEAVELAVAAGAIRGTVEIIDAEDVPLQYYPGNTTRVKIKAAGDLA; encoded by the coding sequence ATGTATAAGCTTGGTATTGATGTAGGCGGCACGAACACGGATGCAGTCTTGATTGATGAGAAACTGAATGTCGTTGCTTCCGTCAAGCAGCACACCACGTCTAACATCTATGACGGCATCCTCCATGCCGTTCGTGCTGTTCTTGAGAAATCCGGAGTCAACCGCAGTGAAATCGGACAGGCAATGCTGGGCACCACGCAGTGTACAAACGCAATTGTGGAGAGAAAGAATCTGGCTCCGATCGGAGTCATGCGCATTGGTGCCCCCGCCTCTCGCGGCATTCCTCTAATGGTCGATTGGGCAGAAGATCTCAAAGAAATTGCCGTCAAGACTGCCATTATCGGCGGTGGCTTTGAATACGATGGAAGAGAACTGGCCCCCTTCGATACAGCCGCCGCAGCTACATTCTTTGAGGAGCTGAAGGCTCAGAATGTCAAATCCGTCGCCATCTCCTGTGTGTTCTCAACTGTTCGCAACGACCATGAGCTGGAAGCGGCTAAGCTCTGCAAAGAGATCATGGGCGAGGACGTCCATGTATCTGTCTCCAGCGAAATCGGCTCTATGGGCCTGATTGAGCGTGAGAATGCCACCATTCTCAACGCCGCGCTCTACAAAGTCGCACAGACCTTTACGGAAGGCTTTGCCCAGTCACTGGTCAATGAAGGCGTGACCAACGCTCAGGTCTATTTGTCCCAAAACGACGGCACCCTCATGACCATGGAGTACGCCCGCCGCTATCCCATTCTGACAATTGCCTGTGGTCCTACTAATTCCATTCGTGGCGCCTGCTATCTGAGCCAGTTGAAAAATGCCATTGTGATCGATGTGGGCGGTACAACCACTGACCTGGGCGTGATCCAGAACGGTTTTCCCAGAGAATCCGGCGTTGCGGTCACAATTGGCGGTGTGCGCACCAATTTCCGGATGCCGGATGTCGTTTCCATCGGCCTTGGCGGGGGTTCTATTGTTCGTCAGAAAGAAGATGGCACTGTAACGGTTGGACCTGATTCTGTGGGCTATCAGATCACCGAAAAAGCCCTGTGCTTTGGCGGAGATATTTGTACCGCCACAGATATTGCAGTCCGCCTTGGAATGGCTGATCTGGGAAATCCGGCCTTGGTTTCTCAGATTGATGAGGAATTTGCCCAAAAGGCCATGGATGCGATCCGTACTCTTTGTGAAGATTCTATTGATGCGATGAAGGTCTCTGCTGATGATGTTGATGTTATCCTTGTAGGAGGCGGCTCTATTGTCTTGCCCTCTGATCTTGCTGGCGCAAAGAGCGTGACACAGCATGAATTCGGTAGTGTGGCAAATGCCATTGGTTCTGCCATTTCCAAGGTCAGCGGCACTTATGAGCAGTTGATCGACTATGATAAGGTTCCCCGTGACGAGGCCCTTGCCAAGGCCCGCGCTGAAGCAGTTGAACTGGCTGTGGCCGCGGGCGCCATTCGTGGTACGGTGGAAATCATTGATGCCGAAGATGTTCCGCTGCAATACTATCCTGGAAACACCACCCGAGTGAAAATCAAGGCTGCCGGCGATTTGGCTTAA
- a CDS encoding restriction endonuclease subunit S: MRSNYDVLGKHIRLVDFRNKDEVTNTVLGISINKEFMPSVANVIGTDLSRYKLIQKGMFACNPMHVGRDERLPIALYKDDIPAIVSPAYFMFEIIDPTILDMDYLMMWFRRPEFDRECWFMTDGSVRGGITWDDLCRISIPVPPIEKQRSIVKAYQTITDRIALKRKINENLEATIQAVFKSLFIDYERATYSEFTEFEFGKYPINWNLVDMDSLVDVRDGTHDSPSPTESGKYLITSRHLLPYAVDRSNAYLISEADFRKVNERSKVEYGDILFSMIGTIGTISFITDQKIDFAIKNVGLFRTSQNPAIRHFILSYLKSEIVKKYIASYMAGSTQSYVSLNVLRKIPLILPSEDVLQYFEKQVTPLFAKMIENTHEITKLSDLKDAITTSMSSH; this comes from the coding sequence ATGAGATCGAATTATGATGTTTTAGGGAAACATATCAGATTGGTGGATTTTCGCAATAAAGATGAAGTAACCAATACTGTACTGGGCATCAGCATCAACAAAGAATTTATGCCTTCTGTTGCAAATGTAATTGGAACGGATTTAAGCCGATACAAATTGATTCAAAAAGGAATGTTTGCCTGTAATCCTATGCACGTTGGACGAGATGAACGACTCCCGATTGCGCTTTACAAAGATGACATTCCCGCAATTGTTTCGCCTGCCTATTTCATGTTTGAAATCATTGACCCGACTATTCTGGATATGGACTACTTGATGATGTGGTTCCGGAGACCAGAATTCGACCGTGAGTGCTGGTTTATGACCGATGGTAGTGTGCGTGGAGGTATTACCTGGGATGATTTGTGCCGTATAAGCATCCCGGTTCCTCCCATTGAAAAGCAGCGCAGCATTGTAAAGGCGTACCAGACCATCACCGACCGGATTGCACTCAAGCGGAAGATCAATGAGAATTTAGAAGCAACAATTCAAGCAGTCTTCAAGTCATTGTTTATTGACTATGAAAGAGCAACCTATTCAGAGTTTACAGAGTTTGAATTCGGAAAATATCCTATAAATTGGAATCTCGTTGACATGGATTCGCTTGTTGATGTTCGTGATGGTACACATGATTCACCAAGCCCCACCGAATCTGGTAAATATCTCATCACGTCTCGACACCTACTTCCGTATGCTGTTGACCGTAGTAATGCGTACCTTATTAGTGAAGCTGATTTTAGAAAAGTAAATGAAAGAAGCAAAGTTGAGTATGGGGATATTCTTTTTAGTATGATAGGAACAATTGGTACTATTTCCTTTATCACAGACCAGAAAATTGATTTTGCAATAAAGAATGTAGGACTATTCCGCACATCTCAAAATCCGGCCATACGCCATTTTATTCTATCATACCTCAAAAGTGAAATTGTAAAAAAGTATATAGCTTCTTATATGGCAGGAAGCACACAATCTTATGTTAGTCTAAATGTGCTGAGAAAAATACCTCTTATTTTGCCATCTGAGGATGTTCTTCAATATTTTGAAAAGCAAGTGACGCCGTTATTTGCAAAAATGATTGAAAATACTCACGAAATTACCAAACTCAGTGACCTAAAAGATGCAATAACCACTTCTATGTCAAGCCACTAA
- a CDS encoding TnpV protein, with translation MEELKNHIYDEHNGLRYTLVGDYYIPDLQLPEETRPIGIWGRMHKDYLEQYHPALYNELILSGKLWTYLADLNEQAQERMNRLINQMKAAENITEELKAHDPMAWVGTMNNIRNRAEEIVRSEIIYH, from the coding sequence ATGGAAGAACTCAAAAATCATATTTACGATGAACATAATGGTCTGCGGTATACGTTGGTTGGCGACTACTACATTCCAGACTTGCAGCTACCGGAAGAAACCCGCCCTATTGGGATTTGGGGGCGGATGCATAAAGACTATTTGGAGCAGTACCATCCAGCCCTGTACAATGAACTGATTTTGTCCGGCAAGCTCTGGACATATCTGGCCGATTTGAATGAGCAAGCACAAGAGCGGATGAACCGCCTCATCAATCAGATGAAAGCGGCAGAAAACATTACCGAAGAATTGAAAGCCCATGATCCAATGGCGTGGGTGGGCACCATGAACAACATCCGCAACCGGGCAGAAGAAATTGTTCGAAGCGAGATAATTTATCACTAA
- a CDS encoding helix-turn-helix domain-containing protein produces the protein MKVSYKKLWMLLLERDISKMKFRADLKLATGTMAKLNKGDEVALSVLLRICEYLDCDIGDICEAVHDSQK, from the coding sequence ATGAAGGTCAGTTATAAAAAATTATGGATGCTGCTATTAGAGCGTGATATAAGCAAAATGAAGTTCCGGGCGGACCTGAAACTGGCCACTGGGACCATGGCGAAACTGAACAAGGGCGATGAAGTAGCCCTTTCTGTATTATTGCGAATCTGTGAGTATCTCGACTGTGATATTGGAGATATTTGCGAAGCGGTACATGATAGCCAGAAATAG
- a CDS encoding type I restriction-modification system subunit M, whose translation MARGAAKPKKEVSMEEALWKSADKLRGSVEPAEYKHVVLSLFFLKFASDKFEAQRKLIAEKYGEKFLDNVAFYTKDNVFFLPEISRWTYIMENAKQDDIALKIDTALYTIEKANPSLKGALPDNYYSRLHIDTAKLASLLDEIDKINTGDTENDIIGRIYEYFLSKFALAEGKGKGEFYTPKCIVNLIAEMIEPYDGILYDPCCGSGGMFVQSMKFVEAHHGNKKKVSIYGQEYTNTTYKLCKMNLAIRGISANLGEMAANTFTNDQHKDLKADYIMANPPFNQKEWRAADELVGDPRWDGYEVPPTSNANYGWILNIVSKLSQNGVAGFLLANGALSDDGTELKIRRQLIENNLVEAIIILPRNLFYTTDISVTLWILNKNKKARVVEENGEVKRYRNREREILFMDLRQMGSPYEKKYIELTEEDRAKVTGVYHAWQQEGYEETYQNVPEFCYSASFEEVAEKGFTLVPSRYIEFVNRDEAIDFDTKMKTLQAELKELLAEEEKSKADLLAVFKELGYEIEL comes from the coding sequence ATGGCCAGAGGTGCGGCAAAGCCCAAAAAAGAAGTTTCTATGGAGGAAGCGCTGTGGAAATCGGCAGACAAACTGCGTGGTTCTGTGGAACCGGCAGAGTATAAACACGTCGTTTTGAGCCTTTTCTTCTTAAAATTTGCAAGCGACAAATTTGAGGCCCAACGCAAATTGATTGCGGAAAAATACGGGGAAAAGTTCCTGGACAATGTCGCTTTCTATACCAAGGACAATGTATTCTTTCTGCCGGAGATCAGTCGGTGGACCTATATCATGGAGAACGCCAAGCAGGATGATATTGCTCTGAAAATTGACACTGCGCTGTATACGATTGAAAAGGCCAATCCCTCTTTGAAGGGTGCTTTGCCGGATAACTACTATTCTCGGCTCCACATCGACACGGCAAAGTTGGCGTCTCTGCTGGATGAAATCGACAAGATCAACACCGGCGATACAGAAAATGACATTATCGGCCGGATTTACGAATACTTTCTGAGCAAATTTGCGCTGGCGGAAGGCAAGGGTAAGGGCGAATTTTATACCCCAAAGTGTATTGTTAATCTGATTGCTGAGATGATTGAACCTTATGACGGTATCCTGTATGACCCTTGCTGCGGCTCCGGCGGTATGTTTGTGCAGTCCATGAAGTTCGTGGAGGCCCATCACGGCAACAAAAAGAAGGTGTCCATATACGGGCAGGAGTACACCAACACCACCTACAAGCTGTGCAAAATGAATCTGGCTATCCGAGGCATTTCCGCCAACCTGGGCGAAATGGCGGCGAACACCTTCACCAACGACCAGCACAAGGACCTGAAAGCGGACTATATCATGGCAAACCCGCCCTTCAATCAGAAGGAGTGGAGGGCCGCCGATGAACTGGTAGGCGATCCCCGCTGGGATGGCTATGAAGTGCCGCCCACCAGCAATGCAAACTACGGCTGGATTCTGAATATTGTCTCCAAACTGTCGCAGAACGGCGTGGCCGGTTTCCTGCTGGCCAATGGCGCTTTGTCCGATGACGGCACCGAGCTGAAAATCCGGCGGCAGCTCATCGAAAACAATCTTGTGGAGGCCATCATCATTCTGCCTCGCAACCTGTTCTATACCACGGACATCAGTGTGACCCTCTGGATTTTGAACAAGAACAAAAAGGCTCGTGTGGTAGAGGAAAACGGCGAGGTGAAGCGCTATCGCAACCGGGAGCGGGAAATCCTGTTCATGGATCTGCGGCAGATGGGCAGCCCTTACGAGAAGAAATATATCGAGCTGACCGAGGAAGACCGTGCCAAGGTGACTGGCGTCTATCACGCATGGCAGCAGGAAGGCTATGAAGAAACCTATCAGAATGTGCCGGAGTTCTGTTACAGCGCCAGTTTTGAGGAAGTGGCGGAAAAGGGGTTTACCCTGGTGCCCAGCCGGTATATTGAGTTTGTCAACCGGGATGAAGCCATCGACTTTGACACTAAAATGAAAACCTTGCAGGCCGAGCTGAAAGAGCTGTTGGCAGAGGAAGAAAAGTCAAAGGCAGATTTGCTGGCAGTGTTTAAGGAGCTGGGTTATGAGATCGAATTATGA
- a CDS encoding DUF917 domain-containing protein codes for MRKIGIPEIEDIALGAALLGAGGGGDPYVGKLIAIGAVQECGPVTILDPDEVPDDALVVPIAMMGAPTVLCEKAIGGEEYKTLYETVSAFYGKPIYAFMPIEAGGVNSMLPIAAAARLGLPLVDCDGMGRAFPELQMVTFTIGGGSATPMAMVDEKGNSCIFRTVTNKWTEEMARAVTMACGGSVSVSLYAMEGRFMKEYGVHGIVTRSETLGSAIRKVKEVSDKTPEEAFLEITEGYKLFQGKICDVLRDVRNGFNFGKVLLDGIGDDKGRSAYVEFQNENLTAVVDGKLLATTPDLICLVDIETFIPVPTDALKYGKRVMVVGLKCFPLWRTEAGLKLVGPRYFGVDTDYIPLEERCKGGC; via the coding sequence TTGCGTAAAATTGGCATCCCAGAAATTGAAGATATCGCCTTAGGCGCGGCACTGTTAGGTGCTGGCGGTGGCGGAGACCCCTATGTGGGGAAGCTGATCGCTATTGGAGCCGTTCAGGAATGTGGACCTGTCACGATACTCGACCCGGATGAAGTGCCTGATGACGCCCTGGTGGTTCCTATCGCTATGATGGGCGCTCCCACAGTCCTCTGTGAGAAGGCAATCGGTGGCGAGGAATATAAAACTCTCTATGAAACTGTCTCCGCCTTTTACGGCAAGCCTATCTATGCCTTCATGCCTATTGAAGCTGGCGGTGTAAACTCCATGCTCCCTATTGCCGCCGCCGCACGTCTGGGGCTTCCACTGGTAGACTGCGATGGCATGGGACGCGCATTTCCAGAACTGCAGATGGTTACATTCACCATCGGCGGCGGCTCAGCAACCCCCATGGCGATGGTTGATGAAAAGGGCAACTCCTGCATCTTCCGCACCGTTACCAACAAATGGACGGAAGAAATGGCACGAGCTGTTACCATGGCCTGCGGCGGCTCTGTGTCCGTATCGCTGTACGCCATGGAAGGCAGGTTTATGAAGGAATACGGCGTTCACGGGATCGTGACCCGCAGTGAAACCCTGGGTTCTGCTATCCGCAAGGTAAAGGAGGTCTCTGATAAGACACCAGAAGAGGCGTTTCTTGAAATTACCGAGGGCTATAAGCTCTTTCAGGGCAAGATCTGTGATGTGCTCCGCGACGTCCGGAATGGATTTAATTTTGGCAAGGTCCTGCTGGATGGTATTGGCGATGATAAGGGGCGGTCTGCTTATGTGGAATTCCAGAACGAAAATCTGACCGCAGTGGTTGATGGAAAGCTGTTGGCCACAACTCCGGACCTGATCTGCCTTGTTGATATTGAAACCTTTATCCCGGTTCCCACAGACGCCTTGAAATATGGTAAGCGAGTCATGGTTGTGGGGCTGAAATGCTTCCCCCTGTGGAGAACAGAAGCGGGACTGAAATTGGTTGGCCCTCGGTACTTTGGTGTTGATACAGACTATATTCCCCTTGAAGAGCGCTGCAAAGGAGGCTGTTGA
- a CDS encoding cytosine permease codes for MGREIMKQTTGFKIQAEDRQSWGAITMVWIGAMICVPALMIGGMIGAGLSLESAAIAIIIGYALICILMSFMGMHACDTGLPTAVMAGGALGEMGAKYIISTILTISCVGWFGIQAAVCGSSFSSMVEGMSGFSIPVWLSSVVWGIVMLLTACFRFSGLKWLNKIAVPLLGIVLIYALITNLLSGNGAVLVGYQPAAPMSLVNGISLTVGSFVVAAAISGDYCRFAKNRKDVVKSSVLGVLPAGLIVLMLGGILAICTGSYDISVFLSTAGLPLLGLLALILATWTTNVSNAYSGGLALSVLLGQDEKKSQITTAISGVIGTVLAAVGILNAIQGFLSLLSAIVPALMGVMIADYWLIGKGKIENFKIRKGFYAPGMIAFVIGALIACMTGGTFATIPALSFLNIPFFISSINGIVAALVVYILLTKAFGRQDNP; via the coding sequence ATGGGGAGAGAAATCATGAAACAGACAACGGGCTTTAAAATCCAGGCGGAAGATCGGCAAAGCTGGGGAGCGATTACCATGGTATGGATCGGAGCAATGATTTGTGTTCCGGCATTGATGATCGGCGGCATGATAGGTGCCGGCCTTTCCCTGGAATCTGCTGCAATCGCCATCATCATCGGCTATGCCCTGATCTGTATACTGATGAGCTTTATGGGGATGCATGCCTGTGACACAGGACTGCCCACCGCTGTTATGGCTGGCGGAGCCCTTGGTGAAATGGGTGCCAAGTACATCATCAGTACCATTCTTACCATCTCTTGTGTTGGTTGGTTCGGCATTCAGGCGGCTGTCTGCGGCTCCTCCTTTTCGTCTATGGTGGAAGGCATGTCCGGATTCAGCATCCCTGTATGGCTTTCCTCCGTGGTCTGGGGCATCGTCATGCTGCTGACCGCCTGCTTCCGTTTCAGCGGGCTCAAATGGCTCAATAAGATTGCCGTTCCGCTGTTGGGGATTGTTCTCATATATGCCTTGATTACCAATCTATTGTCCGGCAATGGCGCGGTTTTAGTTGGATATCAGCCAGCTGCTCCTATGAGCCTTGTGAACGGCATCAGCCTGACGGTTGGTTCCTTCGTGGTTGCCGCTGCGATTTCCGGAGATTACTGCCGCTTTGCAAAGAACCGTAAGGACGTTGTAAAATCCTCTGTCCTCGGTGTTTTGCCAGCAGGCCTTATTGTGCTTATGCTGGGAGGGATTCTTGCTATTTGCACAGGTTCCTATGATATTAGTGTATTTTTATCCACAGCGGGACTACCGCTCCTTGGCCTGCTTGCATTGATCTTGGCTACCTGGACAACCAATGTTTCCAACGCTTATTCCGGCGGCCTGGCTCTGTCTGTTTTGCTTGGTCAGGATGAAAAGAAAAGCCAGATAACAACTGCCATCTCTGGCGTCATTGGTACGGTTCTGGCGGCTGTTGGTATTCTGAACGCTATTCAGGGGTTCCTATCCTTACTGTCTGCCATTGTACCCGCTTTGATGGGAGTCATGATTGCTGATTATTGGTTGATTGGTAAGGGCAAGATCGAAAACTTTAAAATTCGGAAGGGCTTTTATGCTCCTGGTATGATTGCCTTTGTGATTGGTGCGTTGATTGCCTGTATGACCGGTGGCACTTTCGCCACAATTCCTGCCCTGTCCTTTCTAAATATTCCCTTTTTCATCAGCTCAATCAATGGGATTGTTGCCGCTTTAGTTGTTTATATTCTTCTCACAAAGGCTTTCGGCAGGCAGGATAATCCGTAA